One Phaseolus vulgaris cultivar G19833 chromosome 4, P. vulgaris v2.0, whole genome shotgun sequence DNA window includes the following coding sequences:
- the LOC137838147 gene encoding probable phospholipase A2 homolog 1 produces MSRATAAFGILLSLLLAAAPHCSAQPNCSTTCITEQCDTIGIRYGKYCGVGYSGCPGEKPCDDLDACCMTHDDCVGKLGMTHVKCHETLKACLMKELKSGKVGFSKECPYTTAAPTMIRGMDLAILLSQLGEPVDH; encoded by the exons ATGTCACGCGCCACCGCCGCATTCGGAATCCTCCTCTCTCTGCTCCTCGCCGCCGCCCCCCACTGCTCTGCTCAGCCAAACTGCAGCACCACATGCATTACGGAGCAGTGCGACA CGATTGGAATCAGATACGGCAAGTATTGCGGGGTGGGGTATTCTGGCTGTCCCGGCGAGAAACCATGCGATGATCTTGACGCTTGTTGCATGACCCACGACGACTGCGTTGGCAAACTCG GAATGACTCATGTGAAATGCCATGAGACATTAAAGGCTTGCCTGATGAAGGAACTGAAATCTGGCAAGGTTGGGTTTTCGAAGGAGTGTCCTTACACTACAGCTGCACCTACGATGATAAGAGGCATGGATTTGGCCATCTTGCTCAGCCAATTGGGTGAGCCTGTTGATCACTAA
- the LOC137838916 gene encoding flocculation protein FLO11-like produces the protein LPYGVERRERFLLFGILLSGFDESSIAIKFSLVFPRSSPFEFVQIMLHRSFKPAKCKTALKLAVSRVKLLRNKREAQVRQLKRELAQLLESGQDRTARIRVEHVVREEKTMTAYDLVEIYCELIAARLPMIESQKNCPIDLKEAVSSVIFASPRCSDVPELVDVKKQLTSKYGKEFVSAAVELRPDCGVSRMLVEKLSAKAPDGPTKIKILAAIAEEHNIKWEPKSFEENDVKSSQDLLVGPSTSEKAAYAEPSQIPVLPVHDEKGPSNIRASQVKPMHHVSANSYEQTASAAARKDQEIRSSGTGSQETDFLDSYTDNRSAFSMNRQNWTMEFKDAASAAQAAAESAERASMAARAAAELSNRENMTRQYSSGSHSSSGNGLRDERPQGYTFHDDKDISTSSVDGYFHRSSSETHNEQISAREQDNLVGGPSKYYRSSNENVVKHSPSGSLKSGSAFGDDKPFTEGSQMADIYHHKDSFEQKNSDSHEISSRTQAGRNEEAFVTELYDDTDLNTENNYHFGDVRTNKPSREASSSHLVTPTDDHNDNLDLNGWKTENKAVEDLFVADEANAQRNFMGTSSYNDTSVLFDDSGSEDGDDYKYDVDKKYSGEGSGLFVSSPGARSQVDSWRHGQNVDEKVTRFSTQSHFSEASERLTASAVSSEKEDLLLPVTFDDSDDPGSDSDVDLVKSKHSGLSDYENSSFNPVASHGDLGSSSRNDKNMGTDRKSWLSPSVGSDTIEEHFETRVDTATVSEKNFGYDDDVSARLPSTKERSSSSGLDLEANNDTETLEEFQAESGKELSYGTLKGGLRNKGLKRPPYIKNTLDDVSSSLGNTSIQNEKSLPTGSASIGSDTPVQDKYTREVRRGNKTAASEVHNISSDSNSYRTVANSKETLASTIEPRIQKEQSEAKNKSSSRPSVTYFDSDNSDFEDELPKQNSPGFARPLGGISRRTSASPKAGTTGLSSRDAPLSKPSVTPATTLGWKSSRTSYENSNQNASSMTRSSENWTGSKPGSAKNKATEPVSEPKRSLHGEVKKSTARLQPSSSPKTVIQDNKEGQDDSNADTSSNQKVGHVHPKLPDYDSFAAHFLSLKKDRP, from the exons CTTCCTTATGGCGTAGAACGTAGAGAAAGGTTTCTTCTCTTTGGTATTCTTTTGTCAGGTTTCGACGAAAGTTCAATTGCAATAAAATTTTCACTCGTTTTCCCTCGTTCTTCGCCT TTTGAATTTGTGCAAATTATGCTGCATCGAAGCTTCAAGCCCGCGAAGTG CAAAACGGCATTGAAGCTCGCCGTTTCACGCGTAAAACTTTTGAGGAACAAGAGAGAAGCGCAGGTGAGGCAACTCAAGAGAGAGTTGGCTCAATTGCTCGAGTCTGGTCAGGACCGAACTGCTAGAATCCGG GTTGAACATGTTGTCAGGGAGGAGAAGACGATGACAGCTTACGATCTTGTTGAGATATACTGTGAACTTATCGCCGCACGTTTGCCCATGATCGAATCACAAAA AAACTGCCCCATTGACTTGAAGGAAGCGGTTTCAAGTGTAATATTTGCATCTCCAAGATGTTCAGACGTACCAGAGCTCGTAGATGTGAAGAAGCAATTAACGTCCAAGTACGGAAAAGAATTTGTTTCTGCAGCTGTTGAACTACGCCCTGACTGTGGTGTAAGTCGCATG TTGGTTGAAAAATTGTCTGCCAAAGCACCTGATGGTCCAACCAAGATAAAAATACTGGCTGCAATTGCTGAGGAGCATAATATCAAATGGGAGCCCAAGTCAtttgaagaaaatgatgtaAAGTCTTCTCAAGACTTGTTG GTTGGACCAAGTACTTCTGAGAAGGCTGCTTATGCTGAACCTTCTCAAATCCCCGTTCTACCTGTTCATGATGAAAAGGGTCCTTCCAATATACGTGCTTCACAAGTTAAACCAATGCATCATGTATCAGCAAATTCATATGAGCAGACTGCAAGTGCTGCTGCTAGAAAGGATCAAGAAATCAGATCTTCAG GAACTGGAAGTCAAGAAACGGATTTTCTAGATTCATACACCGATAACAGGAGTGCTTTTTCTATGAATAGGCAAAATTGGACAATGGAATTCAAGGATGCTGCTTCTGCTGCACAGGCAGCTGCAGAATCTGCTGAACGTGCTAGCATGGCTGCAAGGGCAGCTGCGGAACTTTCAAACCGTGAAAACATGACAAGGCAGTATTCAAGTGGATCACATAGTTCTTCTGGCAACGGGTTGAGAGATGAAAGACCCCAAGGATACACTTTTCATGATGACAAAGATATTTCTACTAGTTCTGTTGATGGTTACTTCCATAGAAGCAGTTCTGAGACGCACAATGAACAGATTTCTGCTAGAGAACAAGATAATCTGGTAGGAGGACCCAGCAAATATTACCGGAGCAGTAATGAGAATGTGGTCAAACATTCCCCGTCAGGTTCATTAAAGTCTGGTAGTGCTTTTGGTGATGATAAACCTTTTACTGAGGGTTCTCAAATGGCTGATATATATCATCATAAGGACTCATTTGAGCAAAAGAATAGTGACTCACATGAAATAAGTTCAAGAACACAAGCAGGTAGAAATGAAGAAGCTTTTGTGACTGAACTATATGATGACACTGATTTGAATACTGAAAACAATTATCACTTTGGAGATGTAAGGACAAATAAACCATCTAGAGAAGCTTCCTCTTCTCATCTCGTTACTCCAACTGATGATCACAATGATAATTTGGACTTGAATGGCTGGAAGACTGAGAACAAAGCTGTGGAAGACCTTTTTGTTGCTGATGAAGCAAACGCCCAGAGAAACTTTATGGGAACAAGTTCTTATAATGATACTTCTGTTTTGTTTGATGATTCTGGATCAGAGGACGGTGATGATTATAAGTATGATGTTGATAAAAAGTACAGTGGGGAGGGATCTGGTTTGTTTGTCTCATCCCCTGGTGCCAGATCACAAGTTGATTCTTGGAGGCATGGACAAAACGTTGATGAGAAAGTGACAAGGTTTAGTACACAGTCACATTTTTCTGAGGCTTCTGAAAGATTGACAGCTTCTGCAGTTTCTTCTGAAAAAGAAGACTTGTTACTGCCTGTCACTTTTGATGATTCAGATGACCCAGGTTCAGATAGCGATGTGGATTTGGTAAAGTCTAAGCATTCTGGGCTCTCTGATTATGAAAATTCTTCCTTTAATCCAGTTGCAAGCCATGGGGATCTAGGGTCCTCATcaagaaatgataaaaatatggGCACTGACAGAAAGTCTTGGTTGTCACCTTCAGTTGGTTCAGACACCATCGAAGAGCATTTTGAAACAAGGGTAGACACCGCTACTGTATCAGAAAAGAATTTTGGCTATGATGATGACGTGTCAGCACGTCTGCCATCTACAAAGGAAAGAAGCTCTTCATCGGGTTTGGATCTTGAGGCAAACAATGACACTGAAACTCTGGAGGAATTTCAGGCTGAAAGTGGCAAGGAATTAAGCTATGGTACCTTGAAGGGTGGTCTTCGCAATAAAGGTTTGAAGCGGCCACCTTATATTAAGAATACGTTGGATGATGTTTCATCGTCATTGGGGAACACTTCAATCCAGAATGAAAAATCTTTGCCAACTGGGAGTGCTTCGATTGGTTCTGATACTCCTGTTCAGGACAAGTACACGAGGGAAGTGCGCAGAGGAAACAAGACTGCGGCCTCGGAAGTGCACAACATATCTTCTGATTCTAATAGTTATCGCACGGTTGCAAATTCAAAGGAGACTCTTGCTAGTACTATTGAACCTCGCATTCAGAAGGAGCAAAGTGAAGCAAAAAATAAATCCAGCTCAAGGCCCTCTGTTACATACTTTGATTCTGATAATAGTGATTTTGAAGATGAACTTCCTAAACAAAATTCACCAGGTTTTGCCCGTCCTCTTGGAGGAATATCTCGAAGGACATCGGCTTCTCCTAAAGCTGGCACAACAGGTTTAAGTTCAAGGGATGCTCCTTTATCCAAGCCTTCTGTGACTCCTGCCACAACACTTGGATGGAAATCTTCAAGGACTTCTTACGAGAATAGTAATCAAAATGCTTCATCCATGACGAGGAGCTCTGAAAATTGGACAGGATCGAAGCCTGGATCAGCCAAAAATAAAGCAACTGAGCCAGTTTCAGAACCGAAAAGATCCTTGCATGGGGAAGTTAAGAAATCAACTGCAAGGTTGCAACCTTCCAGTTCTCCAAAAACAGTGATACAAGATAATAAAGAGGGCCAAGATGATTCTAATGCAGATACTTCCTCTAATCAGAAGGTTGGGCACGTTCATCCGAAGTTACCCGATTACGATTCTTTTGCTGCTCACTTCTTGTCTCTTAAGAAGGATCGTCCTTAA